The following are encoded together in the Lathyrus oleraceus cultivar Zhongwan6 chromosome 3, CAAS_Psat_ZW6_1.0, whole genome shotgun sequence genome:
- the LOC127129682 gene encoding uncharacterized protein LOC127129682, whose translation MGQIAQQIASSSQAQGVLPSATVPNPREHHNVSVVTTQSGKSEEVVEEVNEEEDQLIEVDLEIKENEVFREEVVAPKPVVKETVIEPKPVVKLPFPTKNKKKGQHDKNFEKFLELFKKLEVNIPLLEGMKISIKKEDRGAVTILCIIGDRSFNKALINLGASVSLVPLSIYKKLGIWAVQDTRMTLQFADHSVKKSYGIVKDVLVKIDKFVFPIDFVILEMSEDE comes from the exons ATGGGTCAAATCGCTCAGCAAATAGCATCAagttctcaagcacaaggtgTTCTACCTAGTGCAACTGTGCCCAATCCTAGAGAGCATCATAACGTGAGCGTTGTGACAACACAAAGTGGTAAATCTGAGGAAGTTGTTGAGGAAGTGAATGAAGAGGAAGACCAATTGATCGAAGTGGACCttgagatcaaagaaaatgaagtttttaGAGAAGAAGTAGTAGCACCGAAACCGGTTGTGAAAGAAACAGTCATTGAGCCCAAGCCGGTTGTTAAGCTCCCGTTCCCCACGAAAAACAAGAAAAAAGGACAACATgacaaaaattttgaaaaattcttagagttgttcaagaagctGGAGGTTAACATTCCTTTGTTGGAG ggtatgaagatttCGATAAAGAAGGAAGATCGAGGAGCTGTTACCATCCTGTGTATTATTGGAGATAGGTCGTTCAACAAAGCTCTTATTAATCtgggagctagtgtgagtctcgtgccattatccatttacaagaagcTTGGTATATGGGCAGTGCAAGATACCAGGATGACACTCCAATTCGCAGATCATTCGGTCAAGAAATCGTATGGTATTGTTAAAGATGTCCTGGtgaaaattgacaagtttgtatTTCCGATTGATTTTGTAATTCTAGAGATGTCGGAAGATGAATAG